One region of Hymenobacter sediminicola genomic DNA includes:
- the tsaB gene encoding tRNA (adenosine(37)-N6)-threonylcarbamoyltransferase complex dimerization subunit type 1 TsaB codes for MILSLETSSPVCSVALHRADDGQLVGQSELRLEKSHSSHLSVLVSQLLENTLHTLQDVAAVAVSDGPGSYTGLRIGAAAAKGLCYALDIPLIAVNTLAALARQVAAATVPTENLLLCPMLDARRMEVYTALYRPDGTEVLAPTPLILDETALAEQMAHHRLLCFGNGAAKLRPLVQDQSTVGFLAGIEPSAVAVGALAVEAYKRAEFRDVAYYEPFYLKEVYTTTPKAK; via the coding sequence ATGATTCTTTCCCTCGAAACGTCCTCACCTGTTTGCTCCGTAGCGCTGCACCGCGCAGATGATGGCCAGTTGGTAGGGCAGTCGGAGCTGCGGCTGGAAAAGTCGCACTCTTCACACCTAAGTGTGCTTGTTAGCCAGCTGCTGGAAAATACGCTGCATACGCTGCAGGATGTAGCGGCCGTGGCCGTGAGCGACGGGCCGGGCTCCTACACGGGGCTGCGGATTGGAGCGGCTGCCGCCAAGGGCCTGTGCTACGCGCTGGACATTCCGCTGATAGCCGTGAATACGCTGGCGGCGCTGGCCCGGCAGGTGGCCGCTGCTACCGTGCCCACCGAAAACCTGCTGCTGTGCCCCATGCTGGACGCGCGCCGCATGGAAGTCTACACCGCCCTCTACCGCCCCGATGGGACGGAGGTGCTGGCTCCCACGCCCCTGATTCTGGATGAAACGGCGCTGGCCGAACAAATGGCCCACCACCGCTTGTTATGCTTCGGAAACGGCGCGGCCAAGCTCCGGCCGCTCGTTCAGGACCAGTCTACCGTAGGGTTTCTGGCCGGCATCGAGCCCTCGGCGGTAGCTGTGGGGGCGCTGGCAGTAGAAGCTTACAAGCGGGCTGAGTTCCGGGACGTGGCCTACTACGAGCCGTTTTATCTGAAAGAAGTGTACACCACTACCCCGAAAGCGAAGTAG
- a CDS encoding DUF2480 family protein — protein MEDTLINRVATSALTSLNLEELLHPGERVVYDIKDNLFHGLMLREKDLREFVKTHDWSQYDGKNVAIICSADAIVPTWAYMLLASKLQGHAHRYVFGELAALEQELFQEAIAAIDAEQYRDAKVVVKGCGEKEVPTYAYVAIMQKLLPVVSSVMYGEPCSTVPLYKRPKPSAA, from the coding sequence ATGGAAGATACCCTCATCAACCGAGTAGCTACCAGCGCCCTCACGTCGCTGAACTTGGAGGAGCTGTTGCACCCCGGCGAGCGGGTCGTGTATGACATCAAGGACAACCTGTTTCACGGCTTGATGCTGCGTGAGAAGGACCTGCGCGAATTCGTGAAAACCCACGACTGGAGCCAATACGACGGCAAGAACGTGGCCATCATCTGCTCCGCTGATGCCATTGTGCCGACCTGGGCCTACATGCTGCTGGCTTCCAAGCTGCAGGGCCACGCTCACCGCTACGTGTTCGGAGAGTTGGCGGCGCTGGAGCAGGAGCTGTTTCAGGAAGCCATTGCCGCCATCGATGCCGAGCAGTACCGCGACGCGAAAGTGGTGGTGAAAGGCTGCGGCGAAAAAGAAGTGCCGACCTACGCCTACGTGGCCATTATGCAGAAACTGCTGCCTGTAGTGAGCAGCGTGATGTATGGCGAGCCATGTAGCACCGTGCCGCTCTACAAGCGCCCCAAGCCAAGCGCGGCGTAG
- a CDS encoding APC family permease encodes MPQSSPYKISVLTGISIVVANMVGTGVFTSLGFQIVDIKSGFALLMLWAVGGVVALCGALSYGELAAALPRSGGEYHYLSRIYHPAVGFLSGWVSATVGFAAPTALAAMALGKYAGSVWPGLPPLLLPVAVVLALTAVHATSRQAGSRLQVLVTAVKVLVLVAFIGVGLVVAVPQPLSFAPTKLATQELLSPAFAVSLVFVSYAYSGWNAAVYATGEVHEPQRTLPRILLTGTALVMALYVALNFVFLYSTSLAKLEGQAEVGFIAGTQLFGVAGGRLMGGLIAALLVSTISAMIFAGPRIVQVMGEDLPPLRPLAHLSPAGIPVRAMLLQTGLTLLFIVTATFEQVLLYAGFVLNLFTFLTVLGLFVLRWRQPALPRPYRAWGYPVTPLLFLALSAWTLWFIIHDKPTESLYGLLTVLAGLVPYALSRRRT; translated from the coding sequence ATGCCCCAATCTTCTCCCTACAAAATCAGCGTTCTGACCGGTATATCTATTGTGGTAGCCAACATGGTTGGGACGGGCGTTTTTACTAGTCTGGGTTTTCAGATAGTGGATATCAAGAGTGGTTTTGCGCTGCTGATGTTGTGGGCCGTAGGCGGTGTGGTAGCGCTGTGCGGGGCGCTGAGCTACGGGGAGCTGGCGGCGGCGCTGCCCCGCTCGGGAGGCGAGTATCATTACCTGTCTCGCATCTACCATCCGGCTGTGGGGTTTTTGTCGGGGTGGGTGTCAGCCACGGTGGGGTTTGCGGCGCCCACGGCGCTGGCGGCCATGGCGCTGGGCAAATATGCAGGCAGTGTGTGGCCGGGGCTGCCGCCGCTGCTGCTGCCAGTGGCCGTGGTGCTGGCTCTCACGGCAGTGCACGCCACCAGCCGCCAGGCCGGTAGTCGCCTGCAAGTACTCGTGACGGCCGTGAAAGTGCTGGTGCTGGTGGCCTTCATCGGGGTGGGGCTGGTGGTAGCGGTGCCGCAGCCGCTGTCGTTTGCGCCCACAAAGCTGGCGACGCAGGAGTTGCTGAGTCCGGCGTTTGCGGTGTCGTTGGTGTTTGTGTCGTATGCCTATTCGGGCTGGAACGCGGCTGTGTATGCCACCGGCGAAGTGCACGAGCCGCAACGGACGTTGCCGCGCATCCTGCTCACGGGCACCGCGCTGGTCATGGCACTGTACGTGGCGCTGAACTTTGTTTTCCTGTATTCAACCTCATTAGCCAAGCTGGAAGGGCAGGCCGAGGTGGGGTTTATTGCGGGCACGCAGCTGTTTGGCGTGGCGGGCGGGCGGCTGATGGGCGGCCTGATTGCGGCGCTGCTGGTGTCCACTATCAGCGCCATGATTTTTGCCGGCCCGCGCATTGTGCAGGTGATGGGTGAAGATTTGCCGCCGCTCCGGCCGCTGGCGCACCTGAGTCCGGCGGGCATTCCGGTGCGGGCCATGCTGCTGCAAACGGGCCTCACGCTGCTGTTCATCGTCACGGCTACCTTCGAGCAGGTGCTGCTCTACGCCGGTTTTGTGCTCAATCTGTTTACGTTCCTGACCGTGCTGGGGCTGTTTGTGCTGCGCTGGCGGCAGCCAGCCCTGCCGCGGCCCTACCGCGCCTGGGGCTACCCCGTCACGCCGCTATTGTTTCTGGCCCTCAGCGCCTGGACGCTCTGGTTTATTATCCACGACAAGCCCACCGAGTCGCTCTACGGCTTGCTGACGGTGCTAGCCGGGCTGGTACCGTATGCGCTGAGCCGTCGCCGAACGTAG